One Novipirellula galeiformis DNA window includes the following coding sequences:
- a CDS encoding U32 family peptidase — translation MNTTQKNVASQTELLSPAGDWDCARAAVENGANAIYFGLDCGFNARFRAKNFGLDDLPQLMSWLRTRGVRGYVTMNTLAFPSELPDLIEVIERVADAGVDAVLVQDFGVARIVRSICEQLEVHASTQMSLTSAETIAACRDLGLSRVVLARELSLDEIRKITSATEMPIEVFIHGALCVAYSGQCLTSESLGGRSANRGQCAQACRLPYELICDGEDRDLGEVRYLLSPQDLAGYAAIPDLIDAGVASLKIEGRLKTPEYVANITGHYRRAIDDAVRTGQVHVDETARQEMELSFSRGFSPGWLGGNDHKQLVPGKQSSKRGIEIGSVLGFDQNRVRVRLRAPVALGDGLAIAVAGEAMQGGRIYSIEDVQYERLESAAAGAEVWIGFGRGEIDWREVELDDTVFKNDDPKLNRRLRQSFAKPDAVARQAIDIEVRAAVGSVLQMSAKTMGGREVSVSGTQVLEKANKHPADETMLREKIARLGGTPFQLRTFTAQLSDGPMVPVGLLNQLRRELVETLIAQLESRPERTIDVAAGRRLLAPLSGDVSSSPDASPRLAVLCRNLEQVAVASQFEGCTLYADFHDIRQYKQAIATAHAGGAQIGIASVRMQKPGEMGLLRVLGRHEPDFFLARNLAAIHHLTATGKPVIADFSLNVANHRSAEWLLGLGVQRVTSSYDLNRDQLMDLVNSVVPGDLEIVVHQHMPMFHMEHCVFCSVMSPGTNKTNCGRPCDRHVVKLRDRVGAEHPLQADVACRNTLYNATAQSGSEIVAELIERGVHWFRIELLEENEKETRDTIQAYQSLLAGEISGSEVWTRLQATNRLGVTRGTLESKRNPLAIL, via the coding sequence ATGAACACCACGCAAAAAAATGTTGCTTCGCAAACGGAGCTGTTGTCGCCGGCTGGGGATTGGGATTGCGCACGCGCCGCCGTCGAAAATGGAGCCAACGCGATTTACTTTGGGCTCGATTGCGGTTTTAACGCCCGCTTCCGGGCCAAGAACTTTGGGCTCGATGATCTGCCACAACTGATGAGTTGGCTGCGGACGCGTGGAGTGCGCGGCTACGTGACGATGAACACGTTGGCCTTCCCTTCGGAGCTACCGGATTTGATTGAGGTGATCGAGCGAGTGGCCGATGCGGGGGTCGATGCCGTGCTCGTCCAAGATTTTGGCGTCGCCCGAATCGTGCGATCGATCTGTGAACAGCTCGAAGTGCACGCCTCGACTCAGATGAGCTTGACCAGTGCGGAAACGATTGCGGCTTGCCGTGACTTGGGGCTCTCACGCGTTGTGCTCGCCCGCGAGTTGTCGCTCGACGAAATCCGCAAGATCACGTCGGCGACCGAGATGCCGATCGAGGTGTTCATTCACGGTGCGTTGTGCGTGGCCTATTCGGGACAATGTTTGACGAGCGAATCGCTCGGGGGACGCAGTGCGAATCGGGGCCAATGCGCTCAAGCGTGTCGTTTGCCCTACGAGCTTATCTGCGATGGAGAGGATCGTGATCTGGGTGAGGTGCGTTATTTGCTGAGTCCTCAAGATTTGGCGGGTTATGCTGCGATCCCCGATTTGATCGACGCGGGCGTGGCTTCGCTAAAAATCGAGGGGCGACTAAAGACGCCCGAATACGTCGCCAATATTACGGGGCATTACCGACGTGCGATCGACGATGCCGTCCGCACCGGCCAAGTCCATGTGGACGAAACCGCGCGTCAAGAAATGGAATTGTCGTTCTCGCGAGGCTTTTCGCCAGGCTGGCTTGGCGGTAACGATCACAAGCAATTGGTTCCTGGGAAACAGTCTTCCAAGCGAGGCATTGAGATTGGCTCGGTGCTCGGTTTTGACCAGAACCGTGTTCGCGTGCGGCTTCGCGCTCCGGTCGCGTTGGGGGACGGATTGGCGATTGCCGTCGCTGGTGAAGCGATGCAAGGAGGTCGGATTTATTCGATCGAGGACGTGCAATACGAGCGGCTTGAATCGGCCGCCGCCGGTGCCGAAGTATGGATCGGCTTTGGCCGCGGCGAGATCGATTGGCGCGAAGTGGAACTCGACGACACGGTCTTTAAGAATGACGATCCCAAACTTAACCGTCGTTTGCGTCAGAGCTTTGCCAAACCCGATGCCGTCGCGCGTCAAGCGATCGATATCGAAGTCCGCGCGGCGGTCGGATCGGTGCTGCAAATGTCGGCAAAAACCATGGGAGGACGAGAGGTCTCGGTTTCCGGAACGCAGGTGCTCGAGAAAGCCAACAAACATCCTGCGGACGAGACGATGTTGCGCGAGAAAATTGCTCGACTCGGCGGAACCCCTTTCCAATTGCGAACCTTCACGGCCCAGCTGAGCGACGGACCGATGGTCCCGGTGGGCTTGCTCAACCAACTTCGCCGCGAATTGGTTGAGACGTTGATCGCACAACTCGAATCACGCCCCGAGCGCACGATCGATGTCGCCGCCGGTCGTCGCTTGCTCGCTCCGCTGAGCGGAGACGTTTCGTCTAGCCCCGACGCATCGCCGCGTTTAGCCGTGCTGTGCCGCAATTTGGAACAAGTCGCAGTGGCCAGCCAGTTTGAAGGATGCACGTTGTACGCGGATTTTCACGATATTCGCCAGTACAAACAGGCGATTGCCACCGCGCACGCAGGTGGTGCCCAAATCGGGATCGCTTCGGTGCGCATGCAAAAGCCCGGCGAGATGGGGTTGTTGCGCGTGCTGGGCCGTCATGAACCCGATTTCTTCTTGGCTCGCAATCTCGCGGCAATTCATCATTTGACTGCCACCGGGAAACCCGTGATTGCCGATTTCTCGCTCAATGTTGCCAATCACCGCTCGGCCGAGTGGTTGCTCGGTTTGGGAGTCCAACGCGTCACCAGTTCGTACGATTTGAATCGTGACCAGTTGATGGATTTGGTCAATTCGGTCGTGCCTGGTGATTTAGAGATCGTGGTACACCAGCATATGCCGATGTTTCATATGGAGCATTGTGTGTTCTGTAGCGTGATGTCGCCGGGCACCAACAAGACAAATTGTGGCCGTCCCTGTGACCGGCACGTGGTCAAGTTGCGAGACCGAGTGGGGGCGGAACATCCGTTGCAAGCGGATGTCGCATGTCGCAATACGCTCTACAACGCCACCGCGCAAAGCGGTTCGGAAATCGTTGCGGAGTTGATCGAGCGGGGCGTTCACTGGTTTCGTATCGAGTTACTCGAAGAAAACGAGAAGGAGACACGAGACACGATTCAGGCCTACCAATCGCTGCTCGCCGGAGAGATTTCCGGAAGCGAAGTGTGGACGCGGTTGCAAGCGACAAACCGCCTAGGGGTGACGCGTGGGACGCTCGAGTCGAAACGCAATCCGTTAGCGATTTTGTAA
- a CDS encoding sensor domain-containing diguanylate cyclase, whose translation MLRIYFASLRIAIAIVCVGISLILGSKFLGLIPASIHDNGRAIFQLVAFFIVGGVAAYTLLVVRLFGSFEITQVVTDRVRQSLDALAEGLVITDEANRIVLANRSFCDTVGRSAEKLVGRKLDSLKWVCSRSATHEDFPWTRAMHTQTRLVDQLMRYQHPNGSYRFLAINASPIEATKADSGGVLATFRDVTAVEEHRAEVEQLLQMLRNSREEISNKNRELQLLATQDALTGCVNRRALLEQFDALWKTVNRVQPLLACLMVDNDHFKQVNDTYGHPVGDEVLKAVARILRESFSKPAVVCRYGGEEFCIVMPGVTLKEATQAGEVARQRVADQRFEEQPELQISVSIGVSHLQMGAEDAQSLINQADCALYVAKHQGRNQVVVYGDPEPKSVAPADENHVCI comes from the coding sequence TTGTTAAGGATCTATTTCGCATCGTTGCGTATCGCGATCGCGATTGTTTGCGTTGGCATCAGTCTAATTTTAGGAAGCAAGTTCCTCGGGCTGATCCCTGCATCGATCCACGACAATGGGCGCGCGATTTTCCAATTGGTCGCCTTCTTCATCGTCGGGGGCGTTGCCGCCTACACGTTGTTGGTGGTCCGCTTGTTTGGCTCGTTCGAGATCACGCAAGTCGTGACCGACCGCGTTCGTCAATCGCTCGACGCACTCGCCGAAGGTTTGGTCATCACCGACGAGGCAAATCGCATCGTACTAGCGAACCGCTCCTTTTGCGACACCGTCGGTCGGTCGGCCGAGAAATTAGTGGGTCGAAAACTCGATTCGCTGAAGTGGGTTTGCAGCCGCTCGGCGACGCATGAGGATTTTCCTTGGACACGAGCGATGCATACCCAAACGCGACTCGTGGACCAATTGATGCGTTACCAACATCCCAACGGTTCCTATCGTTTTCTGGCGATCAACGCTTCACCGATCGAGGCCACCAAGGCTGATTCAGGGGGCGTGTTGGCAACGTTTCGCGATGTCACTGCCGTCGAAGAACATCGAGCCGAGGTGGAACAGCTACTGCAAATGCTCCGCAATAGCCGAGAGGAAATTTCGAATAAGAACCGTGAACTTCAATTGCTCGCGACTCAAGATGCGTTGACCGGTTGTGTCAATCGCCGAGCGTTGCTTGAACAATTCGACGCGCTTTGGAAAACGGTCAATCGCGTTCAACCCTTGCTCGCCTGCTTGATGGTGGATAACGACCACTTTAAACAGGTCAACGACACCTACGGTCACCCCGTCGGCGACGAGGTCCTCAAAGCCGTTGCACGCATTCTGCGCGAATCGTTTTCAAAGCCAGCGGTGGTGTGTCGCTACGGCGGTGAAGAGTTCTGTATTGTGATGCCTGGCGTCACCCTCAAAGAGGCAACCCAGGCGGGAGAAGTCGCTCGCCAAAGGGTTGCCGACCAACGATTCGAAGAGCAACCCGAACTGCAAATCAGCGTTAGCATCGGAGTGTCTCACTTGCAAATGGGTGCCGAGGACGCTCAATCGTTAATCAATCAAGCCGATTGTGCGTTGTACGTCGCCAAGCACCAAGGTCGCAATCAAGTGGTAGTGTATGGTGACCCCGAGCCAAAATCGGTGGCGCCCGCCGATGAAAATCACGTTTGCATTTGA